The following proteins are co-located in the Pedobacter frigiditerrae genome:
- a CDS encoding SRPBCC family protein, producing MATEKLSPITVETTVNKPVAQVWEFWTNPEEIVQWCFASPDWHCPYAENDIQTGGKFKSTMAAKDGSFSFDFEGVYSNVEAEKLIEYSMADGRRVKITFESLGAQTKVVETFDPETQNPTEMQRGGWQAILNNFKAQAES from the coding sequence ATGGCTACCGAAAAACTATCACCAATTACAGTAGAAACAACCGTAAATAAACCTGTTGCACAAGTTTGGGAATTCTGGACAAATCCAGAAGAAATTGTACAATGGTGTTTTGCATCTCCAGACTGGCATTGTCCGTATGCAGAAAATGATATACAAACTGGAGGTAAATTTAAATCTACAATGGCCGCAAAAGATGGCAGTTTCAGTTTCGACTTTGAGGGCGTTTACTCAAATGTAGAGGCCGAAAAACTAATTGAATACAGTATGGCTGATGGAAGACGGGTAAAAATCACCTTCGAATCTTTAGGGGCTCAAACTAAAGTTGTAGAGACTTTTGACCCAGAAACTCAAAACCCTACTGAGATGCAAAGAGGTGGCTGGCAGGCAATTTTGAATAACTTTAAAGCTCAGGCGGAGAGTTAG
- a CDS encoding ABC transporter ATP-binding protein — protein sequence MERLKIQNLNKVYGNGVKALDNVSLSISNGMFGLLGPNGAGKSSLMRTLATLQLPDSGEVFFDGSDVLKNPQEMRTKLGYLPQDFGVYPKISAADLLNHIAVLKGLQNKNERKEQVSALLQQTNLYDVKNRAVSSFSGGMRQRFGIAQALLGNPQLIIVDEPTAGLDPLERNRFHNLLIEIGEERGVMLSTHIVEDVYDLCPEMAVLANGNLILKGKPADLTAKLNGQVWLKVIDKTDLQHHLTNFAVISTRIVAGKIHVYVLRNEQPAEGFVPFYPGLEEVYFSALFGVQKAKEVIL from the coding sequence ATGGAAAGACTTAAAATACAAAACCTTAATAAAGTTTATGGCAATGGTGTAAAAGCATTAGATAATGTTTCCTTATCGATATCAAATGGGATGTTTGGACTGCTTGGGCCTAATGGGGCAGGAAAATCATCGTTGATGAGGACGTTAGCTACTTTACAATTGCCAGATAGTGGTGAGGTATTTTTTGATGGGAGTGATGTACTTAAAAATCCTCAAGAAATGCGAACCAAACTTGGCTATTTGCCACAAGATTTTGGTGTTTATCCTAAAATCTCTGCTGCTGATTTATTAAATCACATTGCTGTTTTAAAAGGTTTGCAAAATAAAAATGAACGTAAAGAACAAGTAAGTGCATTACTGCAACAAACTAATCTCTATGATGTTAAAAATAGGGCAGTGAGTTCTTTCTCTGGCGGTATGCGTCAACGTTTTGGTATTGCACAAGCTTTGTTGGGTAATCCTCAATTAATAATTGTTGATGAACCCACAGCTGGTTTAGACCCTTTAGAACGTAACCGTTTCCATAATTTACTAATTGAAATTGGCGAAGAAAGAGGGGTGATGTTATCTACCCACATTGTGGAAGATGTGTATGACCTTTGTCCAGAAATGGCTGTCTTAGCAAATGGAAATTTGATATTAAAAGGTAAACCGGCAGACTTAACTGCAAAACTAAACGGACAAGTTTGGCTTAAGGTAATTGATAAAACTGATTTGCAACATCATTTGACAAATTTTGCTGTTATTTCTACCCGAATTGTTGCTGGTAAAATTCATGTGTATGTTTTAAGAAACGAGCAACCGGCAGAAGGTTTCGTGCCATTTTATCCAGGTTTAGAAGAGGTCTATTTTTCTGCACTATTTGGTGTTCAAAAAGCTAAGGAGGTAATTTTATGA
- a CDS encoding ABC transporter permease/M1 family aminopeptidase, protein MIRFELRYHISQVSYKIAAFIFLCFGFILASKGGFGGPEVHRNGPYVIANIVALLSLFSIFSATLFTANVVLRDNIYKMDSVIFTTSISKFPYFFVRFFGLTTAVFSLLMLLLLGLFIGSFFVDADQLGPFNLVYFVHPLLVFGLPNVLFCTSLILCTALLTKNVRAIYATGVLLYILYMVASILGNSPLLATSALKVNDPGILPFLIDPFGLSSFFSETKPWTDVQRNQLLFPVKGLFLANRLLWLGFSSLIILVSYKFFNFRLQNQTSGKTKQKVSKAIKAVPFKHYQNAPAGFNYNWLSFKSQFKIELISLFKHIPFMVLLLLWIFLFSVELKDTFLNGPYRIKTYPTTGAIVEELRSIKFALILVLFYAAELIGREKTANIQGLVYSTPIKYNVLYLAKCLTLFVLILVLVTANIGIGIGLQLANGYTNLEIRTYLQLYYYSAFPLFLFVVLIVFIQNLTANKYVGMLLSMIVTFIFMFSSQLGFEHYLLRFAAMPDLQFYYFNGFGHYALAFNWYILYWSGLSLLLAILTIAMWQSRHQQTFFERLKSIPRTLKKSKFILVISIIIWIGCGAFIYQQTNVIGKYKNKNARLEWRISYEKKYKKLANLPQPIIKAVKTQVDLYPSENKYIVKGSYRLRNQSKEPITKLWISFNNAVNHFEISIPNSKKQVKDEDFNQQFINLEKPLPVGAELMMNFSFEVFRNGFVDFDSENSVVKNGSYIELEKFVPHFGYNDGLEISDERSRKQAGLAPLKIDTNYQELNYNLIDFESTISTSIDQKVVTVGELQKTWKSNNRSYFNYKTEAPINFMFALSSAKYEHLKETYKGLTINLFYLKGQDYNVKSMLKAVKATMDYGNQHFASYPLKHFTLAEIPQYKGAATAYPGVVFNAERINYLSDYSDLNKVDQSFAITVHEVAHQWWANLLTPAYGQGDAMLTETLAKYTENIVLEKTYGKMYLGNYLKDDNQLYFVLKENDNKEIPLVKTYEQNHVHYQKGGLIMYAAKEALGENEVNGVLSELIAKHRYPNLKAKASDFVKALYRKAQPSKQPFINESFNDVVDYNLSVAVLSCKPISNGQFALEVKINAIRNKQGINKTLAPNMDVDVAIFNQLEGNWDRNTKPVFLRKYHINELVTRLTLIVNEKPKVVAVDPYGYLLDANQKDNLQEIN, encoded by the coding sequence ATGATTAGGTTTGAGCTTCGCTATCATATTAGTCAGGTTTCTTATAAAATAGCTGCTTTTATATTTCTTTGTTTTGGTTTTATTTTAGCTTCAAAAGGAGGTTTTGGTGGTCCAGAAGTTCATAGAAATGGACCTTATGTTATTGCAAACATTGTTGCGTTACTTTCTTTGTTCTCTATCTTTTCTGCCACATTATTTACAGCAAATGTTGTTTTAAGAGATAACATTTATAAAATGGATTCAGTAATATTTACTACTTCAATCAGTAAGTTTCCTTATTTCTTCGTCCGTTTTTTTGGTTTAACCACAGCTGTGTTTTCGCTGCTGATGTTGTTGCTTTTAGGTTTATTTATTGGGAGTTTCTTTGTAGATGCTGACCAATTAGGCCCTTTTAATCTTGTTTATTTTGTACATCCGCTTTTGGTTTTTGGATTACCAAATGTGCTATTTTGCACCAGCTTGATACTTTGTACAGCATTGTTAACCAAAAATGTAAGGGCAATATATGCAACTGGAGTTTTGCTTTACATTTTATATATGGTGGCCTCTATTCTTGGTAATTCGCCATTGCTAGCTACTTCTGCCTTGAAAGTAAACGACCCAGGAATTTTACCTTTTTTAATTGACCCTTTTGGCTTATCGTCTTTTTTTAGTGAAACTAAACCTTGGACAGATGTACAAAGAAACCAGTTGTTGTTTCCTGTTAAGGGGTTGTTTTTAGCTAATCGTTTACTTTGGTTGGGATTTAGCAGTTTGATTATTCTAGTGAGTTATAAGTTCTTCAATTTTAGACTTCAAAATCAAACCTCTGGAAAGACAAAACAAAAGGTATCTAAAGCAATTAAAGCTGTTCCATTTAAACACTATCAAAATGCACCTGCTGGTTTTAATTATAATTGGTTAAGTTTTAAATCTCAGTTTAAAATAGAATTGATTTCCTTGTTTAAGCATATCCCTTTTATGGTATTGCTTTTATTGTGGATATTTCTTTTCTCGGTAGAATTGAAGGATACATTCCTAAATGGGCCATATCGCATTAAAACTTATCCAACAACTGGAGCAATTGTAGAAGAATTACGCTCTATTAAATTTGCCCTAATATTGGTTTTATTTTATGCTGCCGAATTAATTGGAAGAGAAAAAACAGCAAATATTCAAGGTTTGGTTTACAGTACGCCAATTAAATATAATGTTTTGTATTTAGCAAAATGTTTAACCTTATTTGTGTTGATACTTGTTTTGGTTACTGCAAATATTGGCATTGGTATCGGTTTACAACTTGCTAATGGTTATACCAATTTAGAAATAAGAACCTATCTTCAATTGTATTATTATAGTGCTTTTCCACTTTTCTTATTTGTTGTTTTAATTGTTTTTATTCAGAATCTAACTGCCAATAAATATGTAGGGATGCTGTTGAGTATGATAGTCACATTCATTTTTATGTTTTCATCTCAACTCGGATTTGAGCATTACCTTTTACGTTTTGCTGCAATGCCCGACCTTCAATTTTATTACTTTAATGGATTTGGGCATTACGCTTTAGCTTTTAACTGGTACATTTTATACTGGTCTGGTTTGTCGTTATTATTAGCAATCTTAACCATTGCAATGTGGCAAAGTCGCCATCAGCAAACTTTTTTTGAACGTTTAAAATCAATTCCAAGAACGTTAAAAAAATCAAAATTCATATTAGTCATCTCCATCATTATATGGATTGGATGCGGGGCCTTTATTTATCAGCAAACAAATGTTATTGGCAAATACAAAAACAAAAATGCCAGGTTAGAATGGCGTATCAGTTACGAGAAGAAATATAAAAAGTTAGCCAATTTGCCACAGCCAATTATTAAAGCGGTTAAAACTCAAGTAGATTTATATCCAAGCGAAAATAAATACATTGTAAAAGGCAGTTATAGACTAAGAAATCAAAGCAAAGAGCCTATTACTAAATTGTGGATTAGCTTTAATAATGCCGTCAATCACTTTGAAATTTCTATTCCTAATTCTAAAAAACAAGTGAAGGATGAAGATTTTAACCAACAATTTATCAATTTAGAAAAGCCTTTGCCAGTTGGAGCAGAGCTGATGATGAACTTTTCTTTTGAAGTTTTTAGAAATGGATTTGTTGATTTTGATAGTGAAAATTCAGTTGTAAAAAATGGAAGTTATATCGAATTAGAAAAGTTTGTTCCTCATTTTGGTTACAATGATGGATTAGAAATTAGTGATGAAAGAAGCAGAAAACAAGCAGGTTTAGCGCCTCTAAAAATTGATACAAATTATCAAGAGCTTAATTATAATCTGATTGATTTTGAAAGCACAATTTCTACTTCAATAGACCAAAAAGTAGTTACTGTTGGAGAATTGCAAAAAACATGGAAATCAAATAACAGAAGTTACTTCAACTATAAAACTGAAGCACCCATTAATTTTATGTTTGCTTTAAGCTCGGCAAAATATGAGCATTTAAAGGAAACATACAAAGGTCTAACCATAAATCTCTTTTATTTAAAAGGTCAGGATTATAATGTAAAATCAATGCTTAAAGCTGTAAAAGCAACGATGGATTACGGGAATCAGCATTTTGCGTCATATCCATTGAAACATTTTACATTGGCAGAAATTCCGCAGTATAAAGGTGCTGCAACTGCTTATCCTGGTGTGGTCTTTAATGCAGAGAGAATTAATTATTTATCAGATTACAGCGATTTAAATAAGGTTGACCAATCTTTTGCCATCACTGTTCATGAAGTAGCACACCAATGGTGGGCAAATTTATTAACACCAGCTTATGGGCAAGGTGATGCAATGCTTACAGAAACATTAGCGAAATACACAGAAAACATTGTTTTAGAAAAAACTTATGGAAAAATGTATTTAGGCAACTATTTAAAGGATGATAATCAGCTTTATTTTGTTTTAAAAGAGAATGACAATAAAGAAATTCCTTTGGTAAAAACATACGAGCAAAATCACGTTCATTATCAAAAAGGGGGATTGATAATGTATGCAGCTAAAGAAGCTTTAGGAGAAAACGAGGTAAATGGCGTATTAAGCGAATTGATAGCCAAACACCGTTATCCTAACCTAAAAGCAAAAGCAAGTGATTTTGTTAAGGCATTATATAGGAAAGCTCAACCATCTAAGCAACCTTTTATCAATGAGAGTTTTAATGACGTTGTAGATTATAATTTGAGTGTAGCCGTTTTATCTTGTAAGCCTATTTCTAATGGTCAGTTCGCTTTGGAAGTTAAAATTAATGCTATAAGAAATAAACAAGGCATTAATAAAACGTTGGCTCCAAATATGGATGTTGATGTTGCTATTTTTAATCAATTGGAAGGTAATTGGGATAGAAATACCAAACCCGTTTTCTTAAGGAAATATCATATTAATGAATTAGTAACAAGGTTGACTTTGATTGTAAATGAAAAACCAAAAGTTGTAGCAGTTGATCCTTATGGCTATTTATTGGATGCGAATCAGAAAGATAATTTGCAGGAAATAAATTAA
- a CDS encoding 2OG-Fe(II) oxygenase: MEKIFNTLIDSFIADKVGIADGFLSTSLAQHLKENLAKLYADKLMLSAGTGNEKIINHDKLVRSDVIYWLDRSHNNQYENDFFDLMDAFVLHLNSTCYTGITGYEFHYTLYEKGSFYKKHFDQFQQNGSRAYSMVMYLNAEWKQNDGGELRIHHQDSEQNISPLNGKSVFFKSSELAHEVLVTNELRMSITGWLKV; this comes from the coding sequence TTGGAAAAAATCTTTAATACCCTAATCGATAGTTTTATAGCAGATAAAGTAGGCATAGCCGATGGTTTTTTAAGCACAAGTTTAGCCCAACATTTAAAAGAGAATTTAGCAAAGCTATACGCTGATAAACTAATGCTTTCTGCTGGAACAGGAAATGAGAAAATTATCAATCACGATAAATTGGTAAGAAGCGATGTAATTTATTGGTTGGATAGGAGCCACAACAATCAATATGAAAATGATTTTTTTGATTTAATGGATGCCTTTGTTTTGCATCTTAATTCTACCTGTTATACCGGAATTACTGGTTATGAGTTTCACTACACACTTTACGAAAAAGGGAGTTTCTATAAAAAACATTTCGACCAGTTTCAACAAAATGGGAGTAGAGCTTATTCTATGGTGATGTATTTAAATGCAGAATGGAAACAGAACGATGGTGGCGAATTGCGAATTCATCATCAAGATAGCGAACAAAATATATCGCCATTAAATGGTAAATCTGTTTTTTTTAAAAGTAGTGAACTGGCTCACGAAGTTTTGGTAACTAACGAGCTGAGAATGAGTATTACTGGTTGGTTGAAGGTTTAG
- a CDS encoding efflux transporter outer membrane subunit gives MKNNRYSIFFIGFAILTLSACVTTKYNRPEVRSGNLYRDSKTTDSATIATLPWRDIFGDAALQTLIEQGIKENLDLKQAIERIKIAEATLYQNRMAMLPSLQGDVSVTDAKQSKAALNFPAGVNINLETQTYRAQLSTSWEADIWGKLSSTKRSAYASLLQTDAAKRAVQTQLIANIANAYYNLLALDKQLAITEQTIKSRTKGVETIKALKEGAVVNGAAVVQSEANLYAAEVTLPDLKRSIRETENALSILIAGSPGSITRTSLDTQTPYNDLKTGVSVQLLQNRPDVQAAEFAFRAAFENTNVAKTYFYPALTLTASGGLSTLQLKDFFSNAVFYNLVGGLTQPIFAKGQNKARLTTAKAQQQIAFYAFQQTLLTSGQEVSNALFAYQTAAQKEETRAKQIASLTKAVDFTQELLRYTSTTNYTDVLTSEQSLLTAQLNGVNDKLQKLQAVVNLYRALGGGWR, from the coding sequence ATGAAAAATAATAGATATTCCATATTCTTCATCGGCTTTGCTATACTTACTTTAAGTGCTTGTGTTACTACAAAATACAATCGCCCAGAGGTAAGAAGTGGGAATTTATACCGAGACAGTAAGACAACAGATAGTGCAACAATTGCAACCTTACCTTGGCGAGATATTTTCGGCGATGCCGCTTTACAAACTTTAATTGAACAAGGCATTAAAGAAAACTTAGATTTAAAACAAGCCATAGAACGCATCAAAATAGCTGAGGCAACCTTGTATCAAAATCGCATGGCGATGTTGCCAAGTTTGCAGGGCGATGTTTCGGTAACCGATGCCAAACAATCTAAAGCTGCTTTAAACTTTCCAGCTGGTGTAAACATCAATCTAGAAACTCAAACCTACAGAGCCCAATTAAGTACAAGTTGGGAAGCTGATATTTGGGGTAAATTAAGCAGTACTAAACGTTCTGCTTATGCAAGCTTATTACAAACTGATGCTGCTAAAAGAGCTGTTCAAACCCAGTTGATAGCTAATATTGCCAATGCTTATTATAATTTATTGGCTTTGGATAAACAATTAGCTATCACCGAGCAAACCATAAAAAGCAGAACAAAAGGCGTAGAAACCATTAAGGCTTTAAAAGAAGGCGCTGTTGTAAATGGTGCTGCGGTTGTACAAAGTGAAGCTAATTTATATGCAGCAGAAGTTACATTGCCAGATTTAAAAAGAAGCATTAGAGAAACAGAAAATGCTTTAAGCATTTTAATTGCTGGTTCTCCAGGAAGTATTACACGTACTTCTTTAGATACGCAAACACCATATAATGATTTAAAAACTGGTGTTTCTGTACAACTCTTACAAAATAGGCCAGATGTACAGGCAGCAGAATTTGCATTTAGGGCAGCTTTTGAAAACACAAACGTAGCTAAGACATATTTTTATCCTGCTTTAACTTTAACCGCATCTGGCGGATTATCTACTTTGCAATTAAAGGATTTTTTCAGCAATGCAGTATTTTATAATTTAGTTGGTGGATTAACGCAACCCATCTTTGCAAAAGGACAAAATAAAGCTAGATTAACAACTGCAAAAGCGCAACAGCAAATTGCATTTTATGCCTTTCAACAAACACTTTTAACCAGTGGACAGGAAGTTTCTAATGCTTTGTTTGCTTACCAAACAGCAGCTCAAAAAGAAGAAACTAGGGCTAAACAAATTGCTTCATTAACAAAAGCGGTAGACTTTACCCAAGAATTATTAAGATATACTTCGACAACTAACTATACCGATGTGTTAACGTCTGAGCAGAGTTTATTAACTGCTCAATTAAATGGTGTTAATGATAAATTACAAAAACTACAGGCAGTGGTTAATTTATACCGTGCTTTAGGTGGTGGTTGGAGATAG
- a CDS encoding sensor histidine kinase yields MIKVSSKYNILFKYQDFLIFIGLLLWVSILNVAGIKADIWSSFFSSVLYFGICLLPVLIFSFYKDQFKTSLTLKQYWFYWTSCFVILLPLFTIGAIYSALGNLETTDYITISTAAFALELLLNLNSYYHKKIQHIKWIKKIGLENAVFITIVLIAVTISAMATSSLNNPIYHTKERLLVGFEFDFIKILQNFGSFLSFFIQFLLMYLCGYLLFIINSRVLVSKVLKHKGLIIYVLSLLTTIAILYPILAQILISLPLNTIFGRDIFLTNPFDLENAFGAIGIMVISLPFVLALQWGKQNHQILSLEKEKSETELNLLRQQLNPHFFFNTLNNLYALSLQKSDKTSESILQLAELMRYTIYKGQEQSVTIAQELKYIEDYIDLQQIRLKKELDFNFKKEIANESLNIAPLLLIVLIENAFKHGIEPAENAAFLNLSIKSDDKELTFICENSFELENIINKRGIGLENLKKRLALLYPNQYKLEISDENSIFKVRLNLKLK; encoded by the coding sequence ATGATAAAGGTTTCTAGCAAATACAATATCCTATTTAAGTATCAAGATTTTTTAATTTTTATTGGCTTGTTACTTTGGGTTTCTATCTTAAATGTGGCGGGAATAAAGGCTGATATTTGGTCAAGCTTTTTCTCTTCAGTTTTGTACTTTGGCATTTGCCTATTACCTGTTCTTATTTTTAGCTTTTATAAGGACCAGTTCAAAACATCCTTAACTCTAAAACAGTATTGGTTTTATTGGACAAGTTGTTTCGTTATATTATTGCCACTATTTACCATTGGTGCCATTTACTCAGCATTAGGGAATTTAGAAACCACAGATTACATTACAATCTCAACTGCTGCTTTTGCATTAGAGTTATTGTTAAACCTTAACAGTTATTACCATAAAAAAATACAACACATCAAGTGGATAAAAAAAATTGGACTAGAGAATGCCGTTTTTATCACCATTGTTTTGATTGCTGTCACCATATCTGCGATGGCCACTTCTAGTTTAAACAACCCTATATATCATACAAAAGAGCGTTTGTTGGTTGGTTTTGAATTTGATTTCATTAAAATTCTACAAAACTTCGGAAGCTTTTTAAGCTTTTTTATTCAGTTTTTATTGATGTATTTATGTGGTTATTTACTATTCATCATTAACAGTAGAGTTTTAGTTTCTAAAGTTTTAAAACATAAGGGATTAATTATTTATGTTTTAAGTTTATTAACTACCATTGCAATTCTCTATCCAATCTTAGCTCAAATACTTATCTCCCTACCATTAAATACTATTTTCGGTAGAGACATTTTTCTTACTAATCCATTCGATTTAGAAAATGCTTTTGGTGCCATCGGTATTATGGTTATTAGTTTACCTTTCGTGTTAGCTTTACAATGGGGTAAGCAAAATCATCAGATTTTATCATTAGAAAAGGAGAAATCAGAAACTGAATTGAATTTATTGCGGCAGCAACTTAACCCTCATTTCTTTTTTAACACCTTGAATAATCTTTATGCTTTGAGTCTGCAAAAATCAGATAAAACTTCTGAAAGCATTTTGCAATTAGCAGAGCTGATGCGCTATACCATTTACAAGGGGCAAGAGCAAAGCGTAACTATCGCACAAGAATTAAAGTACATTGAAGATTATATTGATTTACAACAGATTAGGTTAAAAAAGGAATTAGACTTTAATTTCAAAAAAGAAATAGCTAATGAAAGCTTAAACATTGCTCCTCTGTTGTTAATTGTTTTAATAGAAAACGCCTTTAAACATGGCATAGAACCTGCCGAAAATGCTGCTTTTTTAAACTTATCCATTAAGTCTGATGATAAAGAACTTACTTTTATTTGCGAGAATTCTTTTGAATTGGAGAATATCATTAACAAGCGTGGCATTGGACTAGAGAATTTGAAAAAAAGATTGGCTTTGTTATATCCAAATCAGTATAAACTGGAAATTAGCGATGAAAACTCTATTTTTAAAGTAAGGCTTAATTTAAAATTGAAATGA
- a CDS encoding LytTR family DNA-binding domain-containing protein: MSLRCLIIDDEPLAHDIILSYIKDIPFLETKGQCYRATDALEFLNKNEIDLIFLDIRMPKLSGLDFIRTLKHKPIIIITSAYEEYALESFDLDVCDYLQKPFRFDRILKAANRALEIYNLKATAGRSIESKNSSSSQQISIKSDKKSILIDVDNIQYLESLGNYVKVYQDLKFLLTARTLSSFEEQLPAENFIRIHKSYLLNKKFVHYAEGNCIYLKNGSELPIGKNFRQIVKDWIGNID, from the coding sequence ATGAGTTTACGTTGCTTAATCATAGATGATGAACCTTTAGCCCATGATATCATTTTATCATACATTAAGGATATTCCTTTTCTAGAAACCAAAGGACAGTGTTACAGAGCAACGGATGCGCTAGAGTTTTTAAACAAGAATGAAATCGACCTTATTTTTTTGGACATTAGAATGCCAAAATTAAGTGGCTTAGATTTTATTAGAACCTTAAAACACAAACCAATCATCATTATCACTTCGGCTTATGAAGAGTATGCCTTAGAAAGCTTCGACTTAGATGTTTGCGATTATTTACAGAAACCATTTCGCTTCGACCGTATCTTAAAAGCTGCAAATAGGGCATTAGAGATTTATAATTTAAAAGCAACTGCTGGAAGGAGTATCGAAAGTAAAAACTCTAGCTCAAGTCAGCAGATTTCTATAAAAAGCGATAAAAAGAGCATTTTAATTGATGTGGATAATATCCAATATTTAGAAAGTTTGGGCAATTACGTAAAAGTTTATCAAGATTTAAAGTTCCTTCTTACAGCAAGAACTTTAAGCAGTTTTGAAGAACAATTACCAGCTGAAAATTTTATCCGTATCCATAAATCTTACTTGCTCAATAAAAAGTTTGTGCATTACGCAGAAGGCAATTGTATCTATTTAAAAAATGGCAGTGAATTACCAATTGGCAAAAACTTTAGACAAATAGTTAAAGATTGGATTGGAAATATTGATTAA